The following proteins are co-located in the Monomorium pharaonis isolate MP-MQ-018 unplaced genomic scaffold, ASM1337386v2 scaffold_274, whole genome shotgun sequence genome:
- the LOC118648189 gene encoding rho GTPase-activating protein 7-like has protein sequence MKLDAYHTHYSTSHSKSSGGGDELCPRAMASVSCGQLLVLRKLALMKLTACMERHCPTHRTGWNWQLPKFRRKIKSPDYNDKAVFGVPLLLSLQRTGQALPSCIQIALRWLRANAIDQVGIFRKSGVKSRTQNLKVMMETEGDNVNFDGQQAFDVADLLKQYFRELPEALLTNKLSEIFIAIFQHVPVELRPDAVQCVLLLLPDENREALEILLDFLNHVASNSPSNQMTASNLAVCLAPNLFHFKHSTDVTNSVSPRRRKTMGIPDQRELSENKAAHDCLLFLIKMHRELFMVSSDMLSLCHFRIKYVEEISVAIDELGPEMKQDWKGYLYACTIELLKEVGENRSCDWVTVDSPADNSVEMAYKKVGDGHPLRLWRVSTEVEAPPNEVLHRVLRERYTWDPQLLTYRLVTKLDTNAEVVQYSTGNMSPLPARDYCVVRSWLNLAKGACVIDEHPCIILTLLSCSGELAASFWPRVITSNHGVATLSGTAEATGISLLSI, from the exons ATGAAACTCGACGCTTATCACACGCATTACAGTACGAGTCACAGCAAAAGC AGTGGCGGTGGTGACGAATTGTGTCCTAGAGCGATGGCTTCCGTGTCGTGCGGACAACTTTTGGTGCTGAGGAAGCTGGCACTGATGAAACTGACGGCGTGCATGGAACGACATTGTCCAACTCATCGCACTGGCTGGAACTGGCAACTTCCGAAGTTTAGGAGGAAAATTAAGTCGCCCGATTACAACGACAAGGCAGTTTTCGGAGTGCCGCTTTTATTATCTCTGCAGAGAACTGGTCAAGCATTACCAAGCTGCATTCAGATCGCCCTAAGATGGCTGAGAGCTAACGCTATAGATCAAGTGGGCATTTTTAGAAAGAGCGGCGTCAAATCTAGGACACAAAATTTGAAAGTCATGATGGAGACCGAGGGggataatgttaattttgacGGGCAGCAGGCATTCGACGTCGCCGATCTTCTGAAACAATATTTCAGGGAGCTGCCGGAGGCTTTGTTAACAAACAAGCTCTCAGAGATATTTATCGCCATTTTCCAAC ATGTCCCGGTGGAGTTACGACCTGATGCCGTGCAGTGCGTCTTATTGCTGCTTCCGGACGAGAATCGTGAAGCATTGGAGATCCTGCTTGACTTTCTCAATCACGTTGCCAGCAACTCGCCCTCCAATCAGATGACAGCCTCGAATCTGGCTGTGTGTCTGGCTCCGAACCTGTTTCATTTTAAACACAGCACGGATGTGACGAACAGCGTGTCGCCACGTAGGCGAAAGACCATGGGCATTCCCGATCAGCGGGAACTGTCGGAAAACAAAGCAGCTCACGACTGTCTTTTGTTTCTGATCAAGATGCATCGTGAATTATTTATG GTCTCGTCGGACATGCTGTCGCTGTGTCACTTCCGCATTAAGTATGTGGAAGAAATTTCGGTCGCGATAGACGAACTCGGCCCGGAAATGAAACAGGATTGGAAGGGTTACCTATACGCCTGCACCATAGAGTTGCTGAAGGAAGTGGGAGAAAA CAGAAGTTGCGATTGGGTCACGGTAGACAGTCCTGCCGATAACAGCGTGGAAATGGCGTATAAAAAGGTCGGCGACGGGCACCCGCTTCGTCTCTGGCGAGTGTCGACTGAAGTCGAAGCTCCGCCAAACGAAGTGTTGCATCGTGTTCTAAGAGAAAGGTACACCTGGGACCCGCAACTGTTAACGTACAGACTGGTGACCAAGTTGGACACCAATGCGGAGGTCGTTCAATACTCCACCGGGAACATGAGTCCTTTGCCCGCTCGAGATTATTGTGTAGTAAG atcttGGCTTAATCTTGCCAAAGGTGCTTGCGTCATTGATGAACATCCGTGCATCATCCTGACGCTCCTGTCATGCTCGGGGGAACTCGCGGCATCGTTTTGGCCTCGCGTTATCACATCGAACCAT ggGGTCGCCACCCTGAGTGGTACAGCAGAAGCTACGGGCATATCGCTGCTCTCCATCTGA